The following coding sequences are from one Gallus gallus isolate bGalGal1 chromosome 37 unlocalized genomic scaffold, bGalGal1.mat.broiler.GRCg7b 37_unloc1, whole genome shotgun sequence window:
- the LOC121108754 gene encoding coiled-coil domain-containing protein 81-like: protein MSSGMAGANKEQPAGTRRNRMSFCEDGPAARRASIPTCTDTEERVAVWDAVAAYVQEHLLVQKGVWIPTFGSFDTISRDIRTEDGTVTLRWPVFHLSGNLIAVHHLKPRRESLPAHRKLEPLKSSEVAAAASVTWQTAQACIQSTVSLLSGCLKNGENVAVVFKDIGVLHIDGMTFHMKFYYDFLEKLSGKEKFRKALLKAPWLLDMVVSRAAPVASLALSGCLVVFPKFQMEFVPKPPPGISRRSSGGIPAEGKPKEEEALPPLAQGKKVRFAGKPTFIKRLSSDSLDGGKLRRIRSLLRKESSTSSLLPAIPGVPEDQKQPLTCQLQGQAETDSQEDLGRAPGTKHVSFREEEREAEKAHRVAAVLKLPKANESFSNDSRPSSRAQSSPSQASQGTPSRLPLLACDSVRLLRRRAKKSRQKEPEEMEASTSQAEASQPQESSADRAGFLPPINEETQSPQRQPPNSKAPSRRKGTHYPR from the exons atgagctccggcATGGCTGGCGCCAACAAGGAGCAACCCGCTGGCACGAGGCGGAACAGGATGAGCTTCTGCGAGGATGGCCCCGCAGCGAGGCGTGCCTCCATACCCACCTGCACCGACACCGAAG agcgagttgccgtctgggatgcggtggccgcCTACGTACAagagcacctcctggtgcagaag GGGGTCTGGATTCCCACCTTCGGAtcctttgacaccatctccaGAGACATCAGGACTGAGGACGGGACCGTGACTCTGCGGTGGCCTGTCTTTCACTTGTCTGGAAACCTCATAGCCGTGCACCACCTCAAGCCCCGCAGGGAGTCCCTGCCAG cccataggAAGCTGGAGCCGCTCAAGAGCAGCGAGGTGGCCgcagctgcctctgtgacctggcagacAGCGCAGGCTtgcatccaaagcaccgtgtccctgctctctggctgcctgAAGAATGGGGAGAACGTTGCCGTTGTCTTCAAGGACATTGGAGTACTCCACATCGATGGAATGACCTTCCACATGAAATTCTATTACGACTTCCTTGAGAAGCTGTCAGGGAAAGAGAAGTTCAGGAAAGCTCTTCTCAAG gccccctggctgctggacatgGTGGTGTCCCGAGCGGCACCGGTGGCCTCCCTGGCACTCTCTGGCTGCCTCGTCGTCTTTCCCAA GTTTCAAATGGAGTTTGTACCCAAACCACCACCTGGGATATCCCGCAGGTCCTCAGGAGGCATCCCTGCGGAGGGGAAAccaaaggaagaggaggctttgccacctctcgcacagggcaagaaag TGAGATTTGCTGGCAAGCCAACCTTCATCAAACGCTTGAGCTCGGACAGTCTAGATGGAGGAAAACTCCGAAGGATAAGGAGCTTACTGCGCAAGGAGAGCTCTAcgtccag TCTGCTGCCAGCCATCCCTGGAGTGCCTGAAGACCAAAAGCAGCCGctgacctgccagctgcagggccaggcagaaACCGACAGCCAAGAAGACCTGGGCCGAGCCCCGGGAACCAAACACGTGAGCTTCCGTGAGGAAGAACGGGAAGCGGAAAAAGCCCATCGTGTGGCTGCGGTGCTGAAGTTGCCCAAAGCCAACGAATCTTTCAGCAATGATTCCAGACCTTCCTCAAGGGCTCAGTCCAGCCCGTCGCAGGCATCGCAAGGCACTCCATCCCGGCTTCCACTTCTGGCATGCGACTCAGTCAGACTTCTCAGGCGCAGGGCTaagaagagcaggcagaaagaacCTGAGGAGATGGAAGCATCAACATCTCAGGCTGAGGCCAGCCAGCCGCAGGAGTCctctgctgacagagctggattTCTGCCACCGATAAACGAAGAAACACAGTCTCCTCAGCGTCAGCCTCCAAACAGCAAAGCCCCATCGCGCAGGAAGGGCACACACTACCCACGCTGA